GTCGACCGGGAATCGTCGAGGAAGTAGTACATCGCGTCGCGCGGCGACAAACGGTTCACCACGCCGCCGATCCTAGCCGTCCAGCTGCGTCGGGGCCGGACTCGACGGGGTCAACAGAACTCGAGGGCCACGAGCTGCCAGCGGTATTCGACCCGACCGAGACCTGTTCGCGCACCGGCGCCGCCGGGGCGTGGATCGCTCCCACGCACACGGCACGGTTTGCGCTCCACGCGCCCGGCAAAGGCCCGGACGCGCCCACCGCTGAGATAGGAGCCGAACACCTCGGCCGCACTGGTGTCGCACAGCTGGACGTGCACACGCTGGAGGACCGTACCGCGAGCGGATGGCCCCCCGGGGGGACCGGTGGTTTCGGCCACCCGGAAGGCGTCGTGACGAACCAGCGCGGCCACCTGATCGGCGATCGACGGCGACACAGAGTCACCGAGATGAGCTATCCCCCTCCGACGGTCGAAGACCTCGAAGAGGAGTCGCGACGTGGCCACCGTGAATCGCCTGGCCTCCACCGCGGCAGCCAGGGTCTTGCGCGATGGTCCCGCACCGGGGCGCGGCCGAGGGAACACCGCGCTTACCGTCCCGGAACCGACCGCCCCGGCACCCATCGCACCGGGCCC
The sequence above is drawn from the Gordonia rubripertincta genome and encodes:
- a CDS encoding Rv3235 family protein; translation: MFPRPRPGAGPSRKTLAAAVEARRFTVATSRLLFEVFDRRRGIAHLGDSVSPSIADQVAALVRHDAFRVAETTGPPGGPSARGTVLQRVHVQLCDTSAAEVFGSYLSGGRVRAFAGRVERKPCRVRGSDPRPGGAGARTGLGRVEYRWQLVALEFC